A region of Pyxidicoccus parkwaysis DNA encodes the following proteins:
- a CDS encoding WD40/YVTN/BNR-like repeat-containing protein, whose product MSTAPDHHTSFISIVGTNPRDLQLLANLSPPVDDPESIVTVIVSLVHEANTTWTKLLEVDAWVTDLARSSSGRLYAVDMDGQLHFTDSKGAWTNRDVGCPDGLVSLWVASDDQVFAAGDHGERVRVSGKQVDIVRDEQERRLNAVHGCSTDDVYMVGEKGAVFRYQGQTWSELESPTNYSLLSVLCRSPREVYLAGARGMLFRGDGDTWEQLKAPEVTITSLAWYRDALYAAAGKDGIFRLGPQGLEKLKDLTLYRLRVIGDHLFGLGGRLVARFDGKGWWGGPVNSL is encoded by the coding sequence ATGAGCACTGCGCCGGACCACCACACGAGCTTCATCAGCATCGTTGGGACGAACCCCCGAGATCTGCAACTGCTGGCGAACCTGTCGCCACCCGTGGATGACCCCGAGTCCATCGTCACGGTCATCGTGTCGCTGGTTCACGAAGCGAACACCACCTGGACGAAGCTCCTGGAGGTCGATGCCTGGGTGACTGACCTGGCCCGGTCTTCCTCGGGGCGGCTCTATGCGGTGGACATGGATGGGCAGCTTCACTTCACGGATTCGAAAGGAGCCTGGACGAACCGGGACGTCGGCTGTCCGGATGGCCTGGTATCTCTCTGGGTGGCGTCGGATGACCAGGTGTTTGCCGCCGGGGACCACGGGGAGCGCGTGCGGGTGTCCGGGAAGCAGGTGGACATCGTCCGGGACGAACAGGAGCGGCGGCTGAATGCCGTGCATGGCTGTTCCACGGATGATGTCTACATGGTCGGGGAGAAGGGCGCTGTTTTCCGATACCAGGGACAGACGTGGTCGGAGCTGGAGTCTCCGACAAACTACTCCCTGCTATCGGTGCTTTGTCGCTCGCCCAGGGAGGTCTACCTGGCGGGGGCGCGTGGCATGTTGTTCCGGGGGGATGGTGATACCTGGGAGCAACTGAAGGCACCCGAGGTGACCATCACCAGCCTCGCCTGGTATCGCGACGCCTTGTATGCGGCCGCAGGCAAGGACGGCATCTTCCGTCTGGGCCCACAAGGCCTCGAGAAGCTCAAGGACCTCACCCTCTACAGGCTGAGAGTGATTGGGGACCATCTCTTCGGCCTCGGGGGACGGCTTGTCGCCCGGTTCGATGGCAAGGGCTGGTGGGGCGGACCTGTAAACAGCCTCTGA
- a CDS encoding DUF2169 family type VI secretion system accessory protein: MMIDNLLAPFQAGLALSTDKHGHEHVVVVAKGTFDVGPDGTCVLAGEQWPLVRADLFHGEPGLSSERWESDFALRKPRTDVLVLGHARAPGNEPTTSLLVGLQLGAVRKVLQVFGDRVWERGLMGGLRPSSPQPFLKMPLLYERSFGGADHSHPEARRHVYEEANLVGVGLHARTHEGIRDTPLPNLENPEHLVSRPTDRPRPMGLGFIGRNWIPRRTYAGTYDQDWRDSRFPFLPLDFDDRYFQGAPEDQTCQHLEGGEQVLLTGATLEGRWQFTLPARSVPVTLHYRDGPRSLPGILDTVVLLPDEKRCVLVWRATARLEAKPTHLREIQVGTTPGRERAARTGKRYIRWGRGAA, from the coding sequence ATGATGATTGATAACCTGCTGGCACCGTTCCAGGCGGGTCTGGCGCTCTCCACGGACAAGCACGGACACGAGCACGTTGTCGTCGTCGCCAAGGGGACCTTCGACGTCGGGCCCGATGGGACCTGTGTGCTCGCCGGGGAGCAGTGGCCTCTCGTCAGGGCCGACCTTTTTCACGGGGAGCCGGGCCTCAGCAGTGAGCGCTGGGAGTCGGACTTCGCACTGCGCAAACCTCGTACGGATGTCCTCGTGCTCGGCCACGCTCGGGCCCCCGGCAATGAGCCCACGACGTCGCTGTTGGTAGGGCTACAGCTCGGCGCCGTGCGCAAGGTGCTCCAGGTCTTCGGAGACAGGGTCTGGGAGAGAGGGTTGATGGGAGGACTGCGCCCGTCGAGCCCCCAACCCTTTCTCAAGATGCCACTGCTCTACGAAAGGTCCTTCGGGGGTGCTGACCACAGCCACCCGGAGGCACGGCGGCATGTGTACGAGGAAGCCAACCTCGTGGGAGTGGGCCTCCATGCACGCACCCACGAAGGCATTCGTGACACGCCTCTGCCCAACCTGGAGAACCCGGAGCACCTCGTCTCCCGCCCCACGGACCGGCCTCGTCCGATGGGATTGGGCTTCATCGGACGCAACTGGATACCCAGGCGCACCTACGCCGGCACCTATGACCAGGACTGGCGCGACTCGCGCTTCCCCTTCCTCCCGCTCGACTTCGACGACCGCTACTTCCAGGGCGCCCCGGAGGACCAGACCTGCCAACACCTCGAAGGAGGTGAGCAGGTGCTCCTCACGGGAGCAACACTCGAGGGCCGCTGGCAGTTCACACTTCCCGCTCGCTCCGTTCCCGTCACGCTCCACTACCGCGATGGCCCGCGCTCCTTGCCGGGGATTCTCGACACCGTCGTACTCCTCCCCGACGAGAAGCGCTGTGTTCTCGTCTGGAGGGCCACCGCCCGATTGGAAGCCAAGCCCACCCATCTGCGAGAGATTCAAGTAGGTACGACCCCTGGGCGTGAGCGCGCGGCGCGAACTGGCAAGCGCTACATCCGCTGGGGACGGGGGGCCGCATGA
- a CDS encoding PAAR-like domain-containing protein: MGNNTYANGRSISCKSGTGQVTAAFPDVCLSPPGPPAGPVPLPYPLFSSSSDMTDGSKTVLIGGKEAMLRDKSYFKKCTGDEAATKSFGQGVVTHQLSGKVYFASWSMDVRFEGENVVRHLDMTTSNHASTPGNESTPTPQLESMAPPDPAKCAEVLARYPVEPYGTQKKMMKGPHEGSQSHHVVQNAHFQEGRGSGTPTTVAGGCPNYTEDAAPCIPLDDGSDITTEHGWVSRLQKDRARFYRRRYKSTGKNVTYAEARKDCQDQLCSPPPGPGLTKEEAECILLEVDRRFIEICGGTGNLELRPPGLRKKWKPSTPSTGTDGNGIL, translated from the coding sequence ATGGGAAACAATACCTATGCGAATGGACGCTCCATCTCCTGCAAGTCCGGGACAGGACAGGTGACGGCTGCGTTTCCGGATGTCTGTCTTTCTCCGCCCGGTCCGCCCGCGGGACCTGTCCCCTTGCCCTACCCTCTCTTCTCCTCTTCGTCGGACATGACGGACGGGAGCAAGACGGTGCTCATTGGCGGCAAGGAAGCGATGCTGCGCGACAAGTCCTACTTCAAGAAATGCACGGGGGACGAGGCGGCAACTAAGTCGTTCGGACAGGGCGTCGTCACCCACCAACTCTCCGGCAAGGTGTATTTCGCGTCGTGGTCGATGGACGTGCGGTTCGAGGGCGAGAACGTCGTCCGGCACCTGGACATGACGACCTCGAACCATGCCAGCACGCCTGGAAACGAATCCACTCCCACGCCACAACTGGAGTCGATGGCGCCGCCAGACCCGGCGAAGTGCGCCGAGGTCCTGGCCCGCTATCCGGTGGAGCCCTATGGAACCCAGAAGAAGATGATGAAGGGGCCTCATGAGGGCTCTCAGTCCCACCATGTCGTTCAGAACGCCCACTTCCAGGAGGGCCGTGGTTCGGGCACCCCTACGACGGTTGCCGGAGGATGCCCGAACTACACGGAGGATGCCGCGCCCTGCATTCCGCTCGACGACGGGAGCGACATCACCACCGAACACGGTTGGGTTTCCCGGTTGCAGAAGGACCGCGCCCGTTTCTATCGGCGGCGCTATAAGTCCACGGGAAAGAATGTCACCTACGCGGAAGCCCGCAAGGACTGCCAGGACCAGCTCTGCTCACCACCTCCCGGGCCCGGCCTGACGAAGGAAGAAGCTGAGTGCATTCTCCTCGAGGTCGACAGGAGATTCATTGAGATCTGCGGAGGGACTGGCAACCTGGAACTGCGTCCACCCGGCCTGCGAAAAAAGTGGAAGCCCTCAACGCCATCCACTGGGACGGACGGGAATGGGATTCTCTAG